The following proteins are encoded in a genomic region of Arachis stenosperma cultivar V10309 chromosome 4, arast.V10309.gnm1.PFL2, whole genome shotgun sequence:
- the LOC130974394 gene encoding probable WRKY transcription factor 72, which translates to MEEKRVSSISFEDSATKGEVKEENGRLKMITERVEENYHSLQLQFFDILTKKAFKEVVSDSATNTIGDETEEEHELVSLCLGRNPSKHNKDVARIGNNSKIKVNKENEEFEKPCLTLGLDSKYVLPKESAEETLSSIKQKHQVKVKNSSNDGSSDQMPAKRARVSVRARCDSPTMNDGCQWRKYGQKIAKGNPCPRAYYRCTVAPACPVRKQVQRCAEDLSILITTYEGTHNHPLPFSASAIASTTSAAASMLISGSSECHNSSFFKNVSTLHSGVTGVCLGQQFDQSRATKNVFLPNNNVTLDLTFSASNTLLPSNTSSVNPFTMPIPFEEKTHIIRPVMLRNSSSWGKHFYEECMRNRTLHPPKDAFLAETITKAMKRDPSLHSVIAAAVSSIVGQQGYSTSCNNQEGSEILIPSTQLGSSIPFNQSNKGFIEGYFKRLLSSSSGAGDMLP; encoded by the exons ATGGAAGAGAAGAGAGTTAGTTCCATTAGTTTTGAAGATTCTGCtacaaag GGGGAGGTGaaagaagaaaatggaaggtTGAAGATGATCACAGAAAGAGTAGAAGAGAATTATCACTCTCTTCAACTCCAATTCTTTGATATCCTTACAAAAAAAGCATTCAAAGAAGTTGTGAGTGATTCAGCTACAAACACAATTGGTGATGAAACTGAAGAGGAGCATGAACTTGTTTCACTTTGCCTTGGAAGGAATCCAAGTAAGCATAACAAAGATGTTGCAAGAATTGGAAACAACTCCAAAATCAAGGTTaataaagaaaatgaagagtttGAAAAACCATGTTTAACTCTTGGATTAGACTCTAAATATGTGTTGCCAAAGGAATCAGCAGAAGAAACTTTGTCATCAATAAAACAGAAACATCAAGTGAAAGTGAAGAATAGTTCAAATGATGGAAGTTCAGATCAAATGCCTGCTAAGAGAGCCAGAGTTTCTGTTAGAGCTAGATGTGATTCTCCTACG ATGAATGATGGATGCCAATGGAGAAAATATGGACAGAAAATAGCAAAAGGAAATCCATGTCCACGAGCATACTATCGTTGCACGGTTGCGCCCGCATGTCCGGTTAGGAAACAG GTGCAAAGATGTGCTGAAGACTTGTCCATCTTGATCACAACATACGAAGGAACACATAACCACCCACTTCCATTTTCAGCATCAGCTATAGCTTCCACCACTTCTGCTGCAGCTTCCATGCTTATTTCAGGTTCTTCAGAGTGTCACAAttcttcattttttaaaaatgtgtCAACACTACACAGTGGTGTTACTGGTGTATGTCTTGGTCAGCAGTTTGATCAATCAAGAGCAACAAAAAATGTCTTCCTACCAAACAATAATGTAACTTTAGACCTCACTTTTTCTGCTTCAAACACTTTATTACCTTCAAACACTTCTTCTGTTAACCCTTTCACAATGCCTATTCCTTTTGAGGAGAAAACACACATAATAAGGCCAGTTATGTTGAGAAACTCTTCAAGTTGGGGTAAGCATTTTTATGAAGAGTGCATGAGGAACCGAACTCTTCATCCTCCAAAGGATGCTTTTTTAGCAGAAACAATAACAAAAGCAATGAAAAGAGATCCAAGTCTTCATTCTGTGATAGCTGCTGCAGTTTCATCTATTGTGGGGCAACAAGGATATTCAACAAGTTGCAACAACCAAGAAGGGTCAGAGATTCTTATACCTTCAACTCAATTGGGATCTTCCATTCCCTTCAATCAAAGTAACAAAGGATTCATAGAAGGGTACTTCAAAAGATTGTTGTCCTCAAGTTCTGGTGCTGGAGACATGCTTCCATAG